One part of the Eleginops maclovinus isolate JMC-PN-2008 ecotype Puerto Natales chromosome 14, JC_Emac_rtc_rv5, whole genome shotgun sequence genome encodes these proteins:
- the alox12 gene encoding arachidonate 12-lipoxygenase, 12S-type isoform X2: MEVYTVKVATGTSEYSGTNNYIYVTLVGEKGESERTLLDNPGLDFCRGAVGEYKVNSPSHLGPLLLVRLEKQRYWLEDNWFCRYVKVQLPGDTELTFPCYRWFIGDTKVEIREATAKTPRQDSLPQLLAHRKKELQERQATFRWVTWAPGIPRCIDAKTEAELPQDERFDNEKRSDFEHSLHYALLELSLKKLAIRFGKSWNDLEDFKRIFWKLRSPIAEFCMEHWKEDWFFGYQCMNGSNPRMIRMIRKLPENFPVVPNMVQSSMASRTNLDKELKAGNIYLLDYAIMDGVPTNTIRGKPQFIAAPLCLLYLHPDDGLMPIAIQLEQNPDRDTPIFLPSDPPMAWLLAKMWVRHSEFQVFQVLSHLLRTHLVVEVFCVSTLRQLPAVHPIYKLLYPHLRYTLEINCRGRTQLISANGIFKRVVSTGGDGLLILAQKEYKVLTYRSLQPHHDFADRGVSQLPKYFYREYSLMLWEAIHSFVSGIVGLYYQSDEDVQEDLELQAWFRDITQEGFAGLPNFGLPSTLTLEELCTLLSVVIFIATAQHAATNNGQFDWCAWVPNTPCTMRHPPPADKDAVTMEMIMATLPDISQSCMQMAITWHLGRAQPDAIPLGQYAEEYFLEGQALEVIDRFRAALKEIEEQIVRQNEGLELQYLFLLPSRVENSITI; the protein is encoded by the exons ATGGAGGTCTACACTGTAAAAGTAGCAACTGGTACATCAGAGTATTCAGGCACCAACAACTACATCTATGTGACCCTGGTgggggagaaaggagagagtGAACGCACCCTGCTGGACAACCCGGGACTGGACTTCTGCCGGGGAGCG GTGGGTGAGTACAAGGTGAACAGCCCTTCACATTTAGGCCCCCTGCTGCTGGTCAGACTGGAAAAACAGAGGTACTGGTTGGAGGATAACTGGTTCTGTCGCTACGTCAAAGTGCAGCTTCCAGGAGACACAGAGCTCACGTTCCCCTGTTACCGCTGGTTTATCGGAGACACCAAGGTGGAGATAAGGGAGGCAACAG CGAAGACCCCAAGGCAAGATTCCTTACCCCAGCTGCTGGCACACAGGAAGAAAGAGCTGCAGGAGAGACAGGCAACCTTcag ATGGGTCACATGGGCTCCGGGGATTCCCAGATGTATCGACGCCAAAACAGAAGCTGAGTTACCCCAGGATGAACGCTTCGACAATGAGAAGAGGAGCGACTTTGAGCATTCACTCCACTACGC CTTGCTCGAGTTGTCTCTGAAGAAACTGGCCATCAGGTTTGGGAAGTCTTGGAATGACCTGGAGGATTTCAAACGAATTTTCTGGAAACTGCGAAGCCCCATAGCCG AGTTCTGTATGGAGCACTGGAAGGAGGATTGGTTCTTTGGCTACCAGTGTATGAACGGCTCTAACCCAAGGATGATCCGCATGATCCGCAAGCTGCCAGAGAACTTTCCAGTTGTTCCCAACATGGTGCAGAGCTCCATGGCTTCCAGAACCAACCTGGACAAAGAACTTAAG GCAGGGAACATATACCTGTTAGACTACGCCATCATGGACGGGGTTCCCACCAACACGATCAGAGGGAAACCTCAGTTCATCGCTGCTCCACTCTGTCTGCTCTACCTGCACCCCGATGACGGACTCATGCCTATTGCTATACAG CTGGAGCAGAATCCGGACCGCGACACACCCATATTCCTGCCCAGTGACCCCCCCATGGCCTGGCTGTTGGCTAAGATGTGGGTGCGTCACTCTGAGTTCCAGGTGTTCCAGGTGCTGTCCCACCTGCTCAGGACTCACCTGGTGGTAGAGGTGTTCTGTGTGTCCACTCTGAGGCAGCTGCCTGCCGTGCACCCCATATATAAG CTCCTGTACCCTCATCTACGCTACACTCTGGAGATCAACTGCAGGGGGCGCACTCAGCTCATCTCGGCTAATGGCATCTTCAAAAGG gttgtGTCTACAGGGGGGGACGGCCTGTTGATCCTGGCTCAGAAGGAGTACAAGGTGCTCACCTACCGCTCCCTGCAGCCCCACCACGACTTCGCTGACAGGGGGGTGTCCCAGCTGCCTAAATACTTCTACAGAGAATACAGTCTGATGCTGTGGGAGGCCATACACAg TTTTGTCTCCGGCATCGTGGGCCTTTATTACCAGTCAGATGAGGACGTGCAGGAGGACCTGGAGCTCCAAGCCTGGTTCAGAGACATCACACAGGAAGGCTTCGCAGGGCTCCCCAACTTTG GTCTGCCCAGTACGCTGACCCTCGAGGAGCTGTGCACCCTGCTGTCAGTGGTCATATTCATCGCTACAGCCCAGCACGCTGCCACAAACAATGGACAg TTTGACTGGTGTGCCTGGGTCCCGAACACCCCCTGCACCATGAGACACCCCCCACCAGCAGACAAGGATGCTGTCACCATGGAGATGATCATGGCTACCCTTCCTGATATCAGCCAGTCCTGTATGCAGATGGCCATCACATGGCATCTGGGGCGAGCACAGCCAGATGCA ATTCCTTTGGGTCAATACGCTGAGGAGTATTTCCTTGAGGGGCAGGCCCTGGAGGTGATTGACAGGTTCAGAGCAGCGCTGAAGGAGATCGAGGAGCAGATCGTGCGTCAGAATGAAGGCCTGGAGCTTCAGTACCTCTTCCTCCTGCCCAGCCGCGTGGAGAACAGCATCACCATTTAG
- the alox12 gene encoding arachidonate 12-lipoxygenase, 12S-type isoform X1 — MEVYTVKVATGTSEYSGTNNYIYVTLVGEKGESERTLLDNPGLDFCRGAVGEYKVNSPSHLGPLLLVRLEKQRYWLEDNWFCRYVKVQLPGDTELTFPCYRWFIGDTKVEIREATAKTPRQDSLPQLLAHRKKELQERQATFRWVTWAPGIPRCIDAKTEAELPQDERFDNEKRSDFEHSLHYALLELSLKKLAIRFGKSWNDLEDFKRIFWKLRSPIAEFCMEHWKEDWFFGYQCMNGSNPRMIRMIRKLPENFPVVPNMVQSSMASRTNLDKELKVLPSESCLSLNGSSQAGNIYLLDYAIMDGVPTNTIRGKPQFIAAPLCLLYLHPDDGLMPIAIQLEQNPDRDTPIFLPSDPPMAWLLAKMWVRHSEFQVFQVLSHLLRTHLVVEVFCVSTLRQLPAVHPIYKLLYPHLRYTLEINCRGRTQLISANGIFKRVVSTGGDGLLILAQKEYKVLTYRSLQPHHDFADRGVSQLPKYFYREYSLMLWEAIHSFVSGIVGLYYQSDEDVQEDLELQAWFRDITQEGFAGLPNFGLPSTLTLEELCTLLSVVIFIATAQHAATNNGQFDWCAWVPNTPCTMRHPPPADKDAVTMEMIMATLPDISQSCMQMAITWHLGRAQPDAIPLGQYAEEYFLEGQALEVIDRFRAALKEIEEQIVRQNEGLELQYLFLLPSRVENSITI, encoded by the exons ATGGAGGTCTACACTGTAAAAGTAGCAACTGGTACATCAGAGTATTCAGGCACCAACAACTACATCTATGTGACCCTGGTgggggagaaaggagagagtGAACGCACCCTGCTGGACAACCCGGGACTGGACTTCTGCCGGGGAGCG GTGGGTGAGTACAAGGTGAACAGCCCTTCACATTTAGGCCCCCTGCTGCTGGTCAGACTGGAAAAACAGAGGTACTGGTTGGAGGATAACTGGTTCTGTCGCTACGTCAAAGTGCAGCTTCCAGGAGACACAGAGCTCACGTTCCCCTGTTACCGCTGGTTTATCGGAGACACCAAGGTGGAGATAAGGGAGGCAACAG CGAAGACCCCAAGGCAAGATTCCTTACCCCAGCTGCTGGCACACAGGAAGAAAGAGCTGCAGGAGAGACAGGCAACCTTcag ATGGGTCACATGGGCTCCGGGGATTCCCAGATGTATCGACGCCAAAACAGAAGCTGAGTTACCCCAGGATGAACGCTTCGACAATGAGAAGAGGAGCGACTTTGAGCATTCACTCCACTACGC CTTGCTCGAGTTGTCTCTGAAGAAACTGGCCATCAGGTTTGGGAAGTCTTGGAATGACCTGGAGGATTTCAAACGAATTTTCTGGAAACTGCGAAGCCCCATAGCCG AGTTCTGTATGGAGCACTGGAAGGAGGATTGGTTCTTTGGCTACCAGTGTATGAACGGCTCTAACCCAAGGATGATCCGCATGATCCGCAAGCTGCCAGAGAACTTTCCAGTTGTTCCCAACATGGTGCAGAGCTCCATGGCTTCCAGAACCAACCTGGACAAAGAACTTAAG GTGCTTCCTTCAGAGTCATGTTTGTCTCTAAATGGTTCCTCCCAGGCAGGGAACATATACCTGTTAGACTACGCCATCATGGACGGGGTTCCCACCAACACGATCAGAGGGAAACCTCAGTTCATCGCTGCTCCACTCTGTCTGCTCTACCTGCACCCCGATGACGGACTCATGCCTATTGCTATACAG CTGGAGCAGAATCCGGACCGCGACACACCCATATTCCTGCCCAGTGACCCCCCCATGGCCTGGCTGTTGGCTAAGATGTGGGTGCGTCACTCTGAGTTCCAGGTGTTCCAGGTGCTGTCCCACCTGCTCAGGACTCACCTGGTGGTAGAGGTGTTCTGTGTGTCCACTCTGAGGCAGCTGCCTGCCGTGCACCCCATATATAAG CTCCTGTACCCTCATCTACGCTACACTCTGGAGATCAACTGCAGGGGGCGCACTCAGCTCATCTCGGCTAATGGCATCTTCAAAAGG gttgtGTCTACAGGGGGGGACGGCCTGTTGATCCTGGCTCAGAAGGAGTACAAGGTGCTCACCTACCGCTCCCTGCAGCCCCACCACGACTTCGCTGACAGGGGGGTGTCCCAGCTGCCTAAATACTTCTACAGAGAATACAGTCTGATGCTGTGGGAGGCCATACACAg TTTTGTCTCCGGCATCGTGGGCCTTTATTACCAGTCAGATGAGGACGTGCAGGAGGACCTGGAGCTCCAAGCCTGGTTCAGAGACATCACACAGGAAGGCTTCGCAGGGCTCCCCAACTTTG GTCTGCCCAGTACGCTGACCCTCGAGGAGCTGTGCACCCTGCTGTCAGTGGTCATATTCATCGCTACAGCCCAGCACGCTGCCACAAACAATGGACAg TTTGACTGGTGTGCCTGGGTCCCGAACACCCCCTGCACCATGAGACACCCCCCACCAGCAGACAAGGATGCTGTCACCATGGAGATGATCATGGCTACCCTTCCTGATATCAGCCAGTCCTGTATGCAGATGGCCATCACATGGCATCTGGGGCGAGCACAGCCAGATGCA ATTCCTTTGGGTCAATACGCTGAGGAGTATTTCCTTGAGGGGCAGGCCCTGGAGGTGATTGACAGGTTCAGAGCAGCGCTGAAGGAGATCGAGGAGCAGATCGTGCGTCAGAATGAAGGCCTGGAGCTTCAGTACCTCTTCCTCCTGCCCAGCCGCGTGGAGAACAGCATCACCATTTAG
- the pelp1 gene encoding proline-, glutamic acid- and leucine-rich protein 1, translating to MATSAWMRGPSAIRLTEGLVSVLKEQRPEYLPALLANYREHGVFHTQGSSAVGGLVGFSNAKLGSSKTRFEGLCLLSMLVKDSSSELFQQHCISWLRSLQQVIQSQAPVQTIQLAVNVLKDLLQYSSQLPEVAREVGLNSILGILTSLLGLKMECELAAMEGMTACMTYYTRACGSLRDKLGAYFLSKMDSTNKKTQEMACQCYGRLPSLGGLLDRGVSAGRAEGWTNQIHCLLASANGLLAQIYHGSETDGTVQYEGPGVELAFPHLDQSDPVLVMQLQHRYTAVCLALKHTLRVDPSSAVRLPVRPILNLVCRVLAVSSKSINLTGDGSVRLLVLPIIHTNTLEVLSALITAVRSGMVQYAAVLQRLFSQTLSAWTPLPEASLGQQRAYSSVRVSVYRTLELWVQVAGASASILQGSPGHSELLFTHLLGDITPGAESIKLRAGLSSDAVPGGKPGPRRTKTLVMSESVGSSLQRKGDVLANQDTCLSALRALRHIILTSGTLLKDDIHKRLHDVVLPLCVRLQQQQSSSSTSCESAGSASGQYSSALSRKELYRLLLALVLVPAPCWPPPLTCAVSILSKGRNDRNLKVSTFCTESLTICNSLLHPRIPSIALPLPPLTLKPTPNASVLPSSQAPAPGLTLPTLLGGPAPGTPFPTRHSLGLGPASLLGSLENHLSLVPGLTSQGDMIMSPHAHHQQDPAGLGLPEGQRPVFLRYDREEAEDVEISLASDSDDSVVIVPPGMLHLESQQDEAAAAVNSLNMASNALGGAALPLPESLSMVPTTAATTTIDRVSLPNDLATSSPLLSTSTTPINSFPPSNSSVVSLVPPLNSGALSAPTLGDSLPGRPQLQQMLMQPPAAGQPGPMGLPLQMHQLQNQLGQPGRHLHQHQAPQASNEDSAVININSTDEEDEEEEDMEDEEELDEEDEGLDEEDEDEEASDYVEEELYDGEEYDDYDEEEGEEMEEDEEEEEEGEIPQLERAEVKAGEAGMEGGKVLRAVVDEGGMAGFSVEAEAEGGIEEIQTSRSMFGEDRLKVQKVESIGVLEEAREGEGEGEGEEDENERMDDPTMPQILCVTGGALEEREEVEEEGGVVRGGEGGEGLKEEDRTWEQGANEIELKAASEECTANKNQESAAEPAQEASVSDSLPSNRQEEQPEEERDSAPAEPATSTGPNTKQPEETDAEKRDRVQAEQSEAGGGESDEEGKGVKRKREETNREEEAGRGTEKKKMDDESMASMLADFVACPPDDEDGASGSNRS from the exons gtttgagGGGCTGTGCCTGCTCTCCATGCTGGTTAAAGACAGCTCCAGTGAGCTGTTCCAGCAGCACTGCATCTCCTGGCTGCGCTCCCTGCAGCAGGTCATACAG TCTCAGGCTCCAGTTCAGACCATCCAGCTAGCGGTGAACGTTCTGAAGGACTTGCTGCAGTACTCCTCTCAGCTACCAGAGGTGGCCAGGGAGGTCGGCCTCAACTCCATCCTGGGCATCCTTACCTCTCTGCTGGGCCTGAAGATGGAG TGTGAGCTGGCAGCCATGGAGGGGATGACGGCCTGCATGACCTACTACACCAGAGCCTGTGGATCCCTCAGG gACAAACTGGGGGCCTATTTCCTCTCCAAAATGGACAGCACAAACAAGAAGACACAAGAG ATGGCCTGTCAGTGTTATGGCCGCCTGCCCTCTCTGGGGGGCCTGTTGGACCGAGGGGTGAGTGCTGGTAGAGCTGAGGGCTGGACCAATCAGATTCACTGCCTCCTGGCCTCAGCCAATGGCCTGCTGGCTCAGATCTACCACGGATCAGAAACAG ATGGAACAGTTCAGTATGAAGGTCCGGGGGTAGAGCTGGCCTTTCCTCACCTCGACCAATCAGATCCCGTGCTGGTAATGCAACTCCAGCACAGATACACAGCTGTCTGCCTGgcacttaaacacacactcag GGTGGATCCATCCTCTGCTGTCCGTCTGCCTGTCAGACCCATTCTCAACCTGGTGTGCCGAGTGCTTGCTGTCAGCTCCAAAAGCATA AATTTAACAGGAGATGGTAGTGTGAGGTTGCTGGTCTTACCAAtcatacacaccaacacactggAGGTCTTATCAGCTCTCATCACAGC TGTTCGCAGCGGCATGGTTCAGTACGCCGCTGTCCTGCAGAGGCTGTTCTCTCAAACCCTGTCTGCGTGGACACCGCTCCCTGAAGCCAGTCTGGGGCAGCAGAGAGCCTACAG CTCAGTGCGAGTCTCGGTGTACAGAACCTTGGAGCTGTGGGTCCAGGTGGCCGGAGCGTCTGCTAGCATCCTCCAGGGAAGCCCCGGACACTCGGAGCTCCTGTTCACTCACCTACTTGGTGACATCACACCAGGGGCCGAGTCAATCAAG CTCCGAGCAGGTCTGTCATCTGATGCGGTTCCTGGAGGGAAGCCGGGCCCCCGGAGGACAAAAACATTAGTCATGTCTGAATCCGTCGGGTCGTCCCTGCAGAGGAAAGGAGACGTTCTAGCCAATCAGGACACCTGCCTGTCAGCGCTCAGGG CACTGAGGCACATCATACTGACCAGTGGCACTCTCCTGAAAGACGATATACACAAG CGCCTCCATGACGTGGTGCTGCCGCTGTGTGTgcgtctgcagcagcagcagtccagcagcagcacgTCCTGTGAGTCAGCAGGCAGCGCCAGTGGCCAGTACAGCAGCGCCCTCAGCAGGAAGGAGCTGTACAG GTTATTGCTGGCTCTGGTCCTGGTCCCAGCTCCCTGTTGGCCTCCCCCTCTGACCTGTGCGGTGTCCATCCTCAGCAAGGGACGCAACGACCGCAACCTCAAG GTCTCTACATTCTGCACCGAGTCTCTGACCATTTGTAactccctcctccacccccgCATCCCATCCATCGCCCTCCCCTTACCACCCCTCACCCTGAAACCCACCCCGAACGCTTCggtcctcccctcctctcaggCCCCCGCCCCTGGGCTCACTTTGCCGACGCTCCTCGGAGGCCCCGCCCCCGGCACTCCCTTCCCCACCCGCCACTCCCTCGGCTTGGGTCCCGCCTCCCTGCTGGGTTCTCTGGAAAACCACCTCTCCCTGGTCCCCGGGCTGACGAGCCAGGGGGACATGATCATGTCCCCGCACGCTCACCACCAGCAGGACCCCGCCGGGCTGGGCCTCCCCGAGGGCCAGAGGCCAGTGTTCTTGCGCTACGACCGGGAGGAGGCGGAGGACGTGGAGATCTCCCTGGCTAGCGACTCGGACGACAGCGTGGTCATCGTCCCCCCGGGGATGCTGCATCTGGAGAGCCAGCAGGACGAGGCGGCCGCCGCCGTCAACTCTCTGAACATGGCCTCCAACGCTCTGGGGGGCGCCGCCCTCCCTCTCCCAGAGTCCCTCTCCATGGTCCCCACCACAGCAGCCACCACCACCATAGACCGGGTCTCCCTCCCCAACGACCTGGccacctcctcccctcttctctccacTTCCACCACCCCCATCAACTCATTCCCTCCTTCCAACTCCTCCGTGGTCTCCCTGGTTCCCCCCTTGAACTCCGGCGCGCTCTCGGCTCCAACTCTCGGGGACTCGTTGCCAGGCCGACCGCAGCTCCAGCAGATGCTGATGCAGCCCCCCGCAGCAGGGCAGCCGGGCCCCATGGGGCTGCCACTCCAGATGCACCAGCTGCAGAACCAGCTGGGCCAGCCAGGGCGACACCTCCACCAGCACCAAGCCCCCCAGGCCAGCAATGAGGACTCCGCCGTCATCAACATCAACAGCACGGACGAAGAggacgaagaggaagaggacatgGAGGACGAAGAGGAGCTGGATGAGGAGGACGAGGGCCTGGACGAGGAGGACGAAGATGAGGAGGCCAGCGACTATGTGGAGGAGGAGTTGTACGACGGGGAAGAGTACGACGATTACgatgaggaagagggggaagagatggaggaagacgaggaggaggaggaggaaggggaaatACCTCAACTGGAAAGAGCGGAGGTCAAGGCGGGGGAGGCGGGGATGGAGGGAGGCAAGGTGCTCAGAGCAGTGGTGGACGAAGGCGGGATGGCGGGATTCAGCGTGGAGGCGGAGGCAGAAGGAGGCATCGAGGAGATCCAGACCAGCAGGTCCATGTTCGGAGAGGACCGGCTGAAAGTGCAGAAGGTGGAGAGCATTGGCGTGCTGGAGGAGGCTCGGGAAGGGGaaggggaaggggagggggaggaggacgAGAACGAGAGGATGGACGACCCCACCATGCCACAGATCCTGTGCGTCACTGGAGGAGcgctggaggagagggaggaggtggaggaggagggaggggtagtaaggggaggagagggaggggaagggctgaaggaggaggacaggacATGGGAACAAGGAGCCAATGAGATCGAGCTGAAGGCGGCCTCAGAAGAATGCACAGCCAATAAGAATCAG GAGTCAGCGGCTGAACCCGCACAGGAAGCCAGTGTGAGTGACAGCCTTCCGTCCAATCGTCAGGAGGAGCagcctgaggaggagagggactcCGCACCAGCAGAACCCGCCACCTCGACCGGCCCCAACACAAAGCAGCCGGAGGAGACGGACGCCGAGAAGAGGGACAGAGTCCAAGCGGAGCAGTCGGAAGCTGGAGGCGGggagagtgatgaagagggGAAAGgagtgaagaggaagagggaggagacgaacagggaggaggaggcggggcgCGGCACCGAGAAGAAGAAG ATGGACGATGAATCCATGGCCTCCATGTTGGCCGATTTTGTCGCCTGTCCACCTGACGACGAGGACGGAGCCTCCGGATCAAACCGCTCTTAA